A region of Paenibacillus sp. JNUCC-31 DNA encodes the following proteins:
- a CDS encoding glycosyltransferase family 4 protein has translation MVAIFIIGFIVSMGLALALTPLVKKFAVKIGAMDTPNARKVHTRIMPRLGGLGIFLAFIITVAALLPFVSSWFTTRDMSFVSAFLIGGTIIVLIGALDDRFELSAKVKLLGQIVAAAVVVFGFNIRVDFVNIPFQDSYSSLEAWVSIPLTILWIVGVTNAINLIDGLDGLAAGVSGIAIGTIAVMSFLMGNMMIALMCLVLLGSIIGFLFFNFHPAKIFMGDTGSLFLGFSLAMLSMLGFKQIAVVSFITPLIIIGVPLSDTFFAIIRRAVQRKPIFSPDKGHLHHCLRELGFSHRQTVLIIYGIAAFFGVLAIIQSSAAMFEANWVTFVVICIMMFFLQVGAEVIGLVSKTRRPVINFLMRMRVKLNPETRSKS, from the coding sequence ATGGTAGCGATCTTTATCATTGGATTTATCGTGTCAATGGGACTGGCTCTAGCCCTGACACCGCTTGTCAAAAAGTTCGCAGTCAAAATTGGGGCGATGGATACGCCAAATGCACGTAAAGTGCACACTCGGATTATGCCTCGTCTTGGTGGTTTAGGAATTTTCCTGGCCTTTATCATTACGGTTGCTGCACTGCTTCCTTTTGTGTCTTCTTGGTTTACAACAAGAGATATGAGCTTTGTCAGTGCCTTTCTGATCGGTGGAACGATCATTGTGCTGATTGGCGCATTGGATGATCGGTTTGAACTGTCAGCCAAAGTGAAGCTGCTCGGACAAATTGTTGCTGCTGCTGTCGTCGTGTTCGGATTCAATATCCGTGTAGACTTTGTCAATATTCCTTTTCAGGATTCCTATTCCTCACTGGAAGCTTGGGTGTCCATTCCGCTGACGATCCTCTGGATTGTTGGGGTAACGAATGCGATTAACCTGATTGATGGTCTGGATGGTCTGGCTGCCGGTGTATCCGGTATTGCCATTGGTACCATTGCCGTGATGTCCTTCCTGATGGGTAATATGATGATTGCCTTGATGTGTCTTGTGCTGCTGGGTAGTATTATCGGATTCCTGTTCTTTAACTTCCATCCGGCCAAGATCTTCATGGGAGATACGGGATCGCTATTCCTTGGGTTCTCTCTGGCGATGTTGTCCATGCTCGGATTCAAACAAATTGCGGTCGTGTCCTTCATTACACCGTTGATCATTATCGGCGTGCCGCTCTCGGATACCTTCTTCGCGATCATTCGTCGTGCGGTACAACGGAAACCGATTTTCTCACCGGATAAAGGTCACTTGCATCACTGCTTGCGTGAACTTGGATTCAGTCACCGTCAGACGGTGCTGATCATCTACGGAATTGCCGCATTCTTCGGTGTACTGGCGATTATCCAATCTTCCGCTGCGATGTTCGAAGCCAACTGGGTAACGTTCGTTGTAATCTGTATCATGATGTTCTTCCTTCAGGTCGGAGCAGAAGTCATCGGACTTGTAAGCAAAACCAGAAGACCGGTTATTAACTTCCTGATGCGCATGCGTGTGAAGCTAAACCCGGAGACTCGTTCGAAATCCTAA
- a CDS encoding WecB/TagA/CpsF family glycosyltransferase: MNQTGPIPTVSIYGIPFSKLTMKETVEVLREAVLTKKPHQVITANPIMVMAALENPAMMKVMQSAEMIVPDGTGVVWAANYCGEPVAERVPGFELLHELLRVGENYRWGVYLLGSTPEVIQETAVRLQEQYPAIRIVGYRDGYFGPAEDEQVVASIREAAPDLLFVARGADTQEPWIHKYKDVLQVPVTMGVGGSFDVISGKTKRAPKLFQKLRLEWFYRLLREPSRAGRMLALPKFAVKVMRDKENVTKVR, encoded by the coding sequence ATGAATCAGACCGGACCGATACCTACCGTTTCGATCTATGGTATTCCTTTTTCCAAACTAACGATGAAAGAAACGGTGGAGGTTTTACGCGAAGCAGTGCTCACGAAGAAGCCGCACCAGGTTATCACAGCCAATCCCATCATGGTCATGGCAGCGCTGGAGAATCCGGCGATGATGAAGGTTATGCAGTCTGCGGAAATGATTGTTCCCGATGGAACAGGTGTGGTATGGGCTGCCAATTATTGTGGAGAGCCTGTGGCTGAGCGGGTGCCTGGATTTGAGCTTTTACATGAATTGCTACGTGTTGGAGAAAACTATCGGTGGGGCGTTTATCTGCTCGGCTCTACACCTGAGGTGATTCAAGAAACAGCAGTTCGGTTACAAGAGCAATATCCGGCGATTCGAATTGTGGGCTATCGTGACGGTTATTTTGGTCCGGCTGAGGACGAGCAGGTGGTTGCCTCTATTCGTGAAGCTGCACCTGATCTGCTGTTTGTTGCACGTGGGGCAGACACACAGGAACCGTGGATTCACAAGTACAAAGATGTACTTCAGGTTCCCGTAACCATGGGGGTTGGAGGCAGTTTTGATGTGATTTCGGGTAAAACCAAACGTGCACCGAAACTGTTTCAAAAGTTAAGACTGGAATGGTTTTACCGTCTGCTTCGCGAACCTAGTCGGGCTGGCCGAATGCTTGCGCTTCCGAAATTTGCTGTCAAAGTGATGCGGGACAAAGAAAACGTGACTAAAGTCCGTTAA
- the csaB gene encoding polysaccharide pyruvyl transferase CsaB — MVTTSQKLVISGYYGFRNSGDEAVLKSILTALEEESQRSNITIEPIVLSGDPESTTSMYGVRSVHRMKLKDVREAIKESDGLISGGGSLLQDATGLKSIPYYLGVIKLAQWLKKPTFIYAQGIGPVNRKIFNPMIRSVFKACKYVSVRDEQSADYLRGLGLQWNQIHVVPDPVMGLPLPELKSPEPSSNAQEITVGDQAVDLNAGDVIADKTSVHTKLPVVGVSVRFWESDRKELTAIAAGLKKLCSKKAVHLRFMPFHLPIDEQASRFVMEMLGDLGNKGSEVSITKDLTDPQLMLQEVSNCDVVIGMRLHSLIYAASQYVPPVGISYDPKIDQFMLRLDSETVGSTDALDGDKLAKTVANLLDQRSQWLKEHEESITELKQEARVPAQQIINYLGRKG; from the coding sequence ATGGTCACCACTTCTCAAAAGTTAGTCATCTCGGGATATTACGGATTCCGCAACAGCGGAGACGAAGCAGTGCTGAAGTCGATTTTGACGGCATTGGAAGAGGAGAGCCAACGGTCGAACATCACAATTGAACCGATTGTGCTCTCCGGTGACCCGGAGTCGACCACTTCAATGTACGGAGTACGTTCAGTACATCGGATGAAGTTGAAGGACGTTCGTGAAGCGATCAAGGAAAGTGACGGATTAATCAGCGGGGGTGGAAGTCTGTTGCAGGATGCAACCGGACTGAAATCCATCCCCTACTATCTGGGTGTCATCAAACTGGCCCAATGGTTGAAGAAGCCAACATTTATCTATGCGCAGGGCATTGGGCCTGTAAATCGCAAAATTTTCAATCCGATGATTCGCTCGGTCTTCAAGGCCTGCAAATATGTATCAGTTCGGGATGAACAATCTGCGGATTATCTGCGAGGACTGGGGTTGCAGTGGAATCAGATTCATGTCGTTCCCGACCCGGTGATGGGCTTGCCTTTGCCAGAACTGAAATCTCCAGAACCATCATCTAATGCTCAGGAGATCACAGTGGGTGATCAAGCTGTTGATCTTAATGCAGGGGATGTAATTGCAGATAAAACAAGCGTTCATACGAAGCTCCCGGTTGTCGGTGTATCCGTACGTTTCTGGGAGTCAGATCGTAAAGAACTTACAGCGATTGCTGCTGGACTTAAGAAGCTCTGCTCCAAAAAAGCCGTTCACTTGCGCTTTATGCCATTTCACTTACCGATTGATGAGCAGGCTTCACGTTTTGTCATGGAAATGCTCGGTGATTTGGGTAACAAGGGTAGCGAAGTAAGTATTACCAAGGATCTCACTGATCCGCAGCTGATGCTGCAGGAAGTCAGCAATTGTGATGTCGTTATCGGCATGCGTCTGCACAGTCTGATCTATGCAGCATCACAGTATGTTCCACCCGTTGGTATCTCGTATGATCCGAAGATCGATCAGTTCATGCTGCGTCTGGATAGTGAAACCGTGGGCAGTACGGATGCGCTGGATGGGGATAAACTGGCGAAGACGGTGGCTAACCTGTTGGATCAGCGTTCACAGTGGCTGAAGGAACATGAAGAAAGCATTACTGAATTGAAGCAGGAAGCCAGAGTGCCTGCACAGCAAATTATTAACTATTTAGGCCGCAAAGGGTGA
- a CDS encoding DUF5693 family protein has product MRQKWLYWNTASRKWLWIVVIIGLIASIPVISDRVQTESSAKKVELVFNYRGLLDISAYQAHPQDFMNEQLTRLKDAGVTTMAVFESTLDELKKSRRLMVYNGQDLANMTKNVIPANDNYTYVLFTNEENAQTYTPIIEQTFADREIPVVSWEYEGRSGLILQTPPENANMQPLQPDPVAVKMLRDKGFYILPRISDSVPYNQESMERLLTFFEENGVKRILFDGDAVKGYNDNEEMKSLDMFAQLLNKHHIGLAAIENLKKPQSGFETLSYKIDYNVTRLYSLSDGDANLDVDTIADRFVLATKDRNIRMLYMNASPSRNTAKAMITNPIDNLINSLNEPGHAIERMGKHGFELGQAEAFTVKDSSIQRYAKLVALIGAIAMIALMVSYFVPLLTLLVFALALVGSAGLFLLKPTLLEQGIALLVAISAPTIAMVLAVRTVNYQQQRQPDAPAGRRLAQTLFLYVRTSILSFLAVPFVIALLNSITYSLVINQFRGVSLLHFAPMALVAIYIVFYRGSGSFSIKQVKELLRTPITVVMVVLALVAAVVGYYYLSRTGNSGSVTPFEMFLRVVLEDTFGVRPRFKEFMLGHPLFIVGVFAALKYRKVIFVLIIAAIGQLSMVDTFAHIHTPAVLSLIRGVMGLGLGLIFGIVAVGVWQVAEGCWKKWSPLLKS; this is encoded by the coding sequence GTGCGTCAAAAATGGCTTTATTGGAATACCGCTTCACGGAAGTGGTTGTGGATTGTTGTCATTATCGGTTTGATTGCTTCCATCCCTGTCATCAGTGATCGGGTGCAGACGGAATCTTCCGCCAAAAAGGTGGAGCTTGTCTTCAATTATCGGGGTCTATTGGATATCTCGGCTTATCAGGCCCATCCGCAAGACTTCATGAATGAACAACTGACTCGTTTGAAAGATGCCGGAGTGACAACCATGGCAGTGTTCGAAAGTACACTGGATGAGTTGAAGAAGTCCCGCCGCTTGATGGTATATAACGGGCAGGATCTTGCGAATATGACCAAAAACGTCATTCCTGCTAATGATAATTACACGTATGTGCTGTTCACAAATGAGGAAAATGCACAAACGTATACCCCTATCATTGAACAAACATTCGCCGATCGGGAGATTCCTGTGGTTTCATGGGAATATGAAGGTCGTAGCGGCTTAATATTGCAGACTCCACCGGAGAATGCCAACATGCAGCCTTTGCAGCCTGATCCGGTTGCCGTGAAGATGCTGCGTGATAAAGGATTTTACATTTTGCCACGGATCTCGGACAGTGTTCCTTACAATCAGGAATCCATGGAACGTCTGCTTACCTTCTTCGAAGAGAATGGGGTAAAGCGCATCCTGTTTGATGGCGATGCTGTGAAAGGGTACAATGATAATGAAGAGATGAAAAGTCTCGATATGTTTGCCCAGTTGCTGAACAAGCACCATATTGGACTGGCGGCTATTGAGAATTTGAAGAAACCACAATCCGGTTTTGAGACTCTCTCTTACAAAATTGATTATAATGTAACTCGTCTGTACTCCTTAAGTGACGGGGATGCCAATCTGGATGTAGATACCATTGCTGACCGTTTTGTTCTGGCTACCAAAGACCGTAACATTCGTATGCTCTATATGAATGCTTCGCCAAGCCGGAATACCGCCAAAGCCATGATCACCAATCCGATTGATAATCTGATCAACAGTTTGAATGAGCCGGGTCATGCGATTGAACGAATGGGCAAACATGGCTTTGAACTGGGACAAGCTGAAGCATTCACGGTTAAGGATTCATCCATTCAGCGTTATGCCAAGCTGGTTGCCTTGATTGGTGCAATTGCAATGATTGCTCTTATGGTTTCATATTTTGTACCACTGCTGACATTGCTGGTATTTGCACTGGCTCTGGTAGGGAGTGCCGGATTATTCTTGCTCAAACCGACATTGCTGGAGCAAGGCATTGCTTTGCTGGTCGCAATCAGCGCGCCGACCATCGCGATGGTACTGGCGGTTCGGACAGTGAACTATCAGCAACAGCGTCAGCCAGACGCGCCTGCGGGTCGTCGTTTAGCGCAAACGTTATTTTTATATGTAAGAACATCGATTCTGTCGTTCCTAGCCGTGCCTTTTGTCATCGCTTTGCTGAACAGCATTACGTACAGTCTGGTCATCAACCAGTTCCGGGGCGTGAGTCTGTTACACTTTGCACCGATGGCGCTGGTGGCGATATATATTGTGTTTTACCGGGGTTCGGGTTCGTTCTCCATTAAGCAAGTCAAAGAACTGTTGCGTACACCGATCACCGTTGTGATGGTTGTATTGGCACTTGTTGCTGCCGTTGTTGGGTATTACTATTTGAGTCGTACAGGCAACTCGGGTTCGGTTACGCCTTTCGAGATGTTCCTGCGTGTTGTGTTGGAAGACACGTTCGGCGTGCGACCAAGATTCAAAGAATTTATGCTGGGACACCCGCTGTTTATCGTTGGCGTGTTCGCCGCTTTAAAATATCGTAAAGTCATCTTTGTGCTCATTATCGCAGCAATTGGGCAATTGTCCATGGTGGATACGTTCGCGCATATCCATACGCCTGCTGTGTTGTCACTCATTCGTGGAGTGATGGGATTGGGACTTGGCTTAATCTTCGGTATCGTTGCTGTGGGTGTGTGGCAAGTAGCGGAAGGATGTTGGAAAAAATGGTCACCACTTCTCAAAAGTTAG
- a CDS encoding phospho-sugar mutase: MEQLSTAAAQTLQQWLEDASIDEATKQELRDLQDQPKELEDRFYRNLEFGTGGLRGVIGAGSNRMNRYTVGRATQGFARYLLEQHGDKEGKPSVVIAHDSRHFSPEFTLDAALVLAGNGIVAKLFTSLRPTPQLSYSVRHLQATGGIVVTASHNPPEYNGYKVYNHEGGQLVPHEAEKVIQYIQEVPSLADVKKLTQEEAEAQGLLVWLGEEEDQAFVDTVASLSLSRDLIQSGVGRDFKIVFTPLHGTGNVPVRRVLEQIGFEQVHIVAEQEQPDAEFSTVKSPNPEEREAFTLAMKLGESVGADILIGTDPDADRMGAVVKDNDGKYFVLSGNQSGAIMVHYVLSRLQETGKLPKNSAVVKTIVTSEMGAVIAEHYGAEVMNTLTGFKYIGEKMNLFEATGSHTFLFGYEESYGYLAGSYARDKDAVLAAMLIAEAAAYYKNQGKTLYDVLQELYSQFGYFLEKLESRTLKGKDGVAQIQAKMTDWRSNPPQEVAGIAVQDVLDYSLGLDGLPKENVLKYILADGSWFCLRPSGTEPKIKVYFAVRGESLEDAESRIERLVTTVMTRVDAQ, from the coding sequence ATGGAACAGTTAAGCACAGCAGCAGCACAAACATTGCAGCAATGGTTGGAGGATGCTTCGATTGATGAAGCGACGAAACAGGAGCTTCGTGATTTGCAGGATCAGCCGAAAGAGCTGGAGGATCGTTTCTACAGAAATCTGGAGTTTGGTACAGGTGGATTGCGTGGTGTGATCGGTGCCGGAAGCAACCGGATGAACCGTTATACTGTAGGTCGTGCGACGCAGGGGTTTGCGCGTTATTTGCTGGAGCAGCATGGTGACAAAGAAGGTAAACCTTCTGTCGTGATCGCGCATGATTCCCGTCATTTCTCACCGGAGTTCACACTGGATGCTGCCCTAGTTTTGGCTGGCAATGGCATTGTGGCTAAGCTGTTTACATCCCTGCGTCCTACGCCTCAACTGTCATACAGTGTGCGCCATTTGCAAGCAACCGGTGGTATTGTGGTGACAGCCAGTCATAACCCTCCTGAATACAATGGCTACAAAGTGTACAACCATGAAGGCGGTCAACTGGTACCGCATGAAGCGGAGAAAGTCATCCAATACATTCAGGAAGTTCCTTCCCTCGCGGATGTGAAGAAGCTGACACAGGAAGAAGCTGAAGCCCAAGGATTGCTCGTATGGCTTGGGGAAGAGGAAGATCAGGCATTTGTGGATACAGTTGCAAGCCTAAGTCTCAGTCGTGACCTGATTCAATCCGGCGTCGGCCGTGATTTCAAAATCGTCTTCACTCCACTGCACGGAACAGGTAATGTGCCTGTACGCCGTGTGTTGGAACAGATCGGTTTTGAGCAGGTTCACATTGTGGCAGAACAAGAGCAGCCGGATGCTGAATTCTCCACAGTGAAATCCCCTAACCCGGAAGAGCGCGAAGCGTTCACGCTGGCGATGAAGCTGGGTGAATCTGTAGGTGCGGACATTCTGATCGGTACAGACCCGGACGCAGACCGCATGGGTGCAGTAGTGAAAGACAACGACGGCAAATATTTTGTGCTGTCCGGTAACCAATCGGGAGCCATCATGGTGCATTATGTGCTGAGCCGCTTGCAAGAGACAGGTAAATTGCCGAAAAACAGTGCGGTTGTCAAAACGATTGTAACGAGCGAGATGGGAGCAGTCATTGCTGAGCATTACGGTGCAGAAGTGATGAACACTCTGACAGGCTTTAAATATATCGGTGAAAAAATGAACCTGTTCGAAGCAACCGGCAGTCATACGTTCTTGTTCGGTTACGAGGAGAGCTATGGTTACCTGGCAGGCAGCTACGCACGTGACAAGGATGCTGTTCTGGCTGCAATGCTGATTGCTGAAGCAGCTGCTTATTATAAAAATCAAGGTAAAACCCTCTATGATGTTCTGCAAGAGCTGTACAGCCAATTCGGCTACTTCTTGGAGAAGCTGGAATCCCGTACACTGAAAGGTAAAGACGGCGTAGCTCAAATTCAGGCGAAAATGACCGACTGGCGTTCTAATCCGCCACAAGAAGTTGCAGGCATCGCTGTACAAGATGTGCTGGATTACTCCCTTGGCCTGGACGGCTTGCCTAAAGAGAATGTGCTGAAGTATATTTTGGCAGACGGATCATGGTTCTGCCTGCGTCCTTCGGGAACAGAGCCGAAGATCAAAGTATACTTCGCCGTGCGCGGAGAGAGCCTGGAAGATGCGGAAAGCCGCATCGAACGTCTGGTTACTACGGTGATGACGCGAGTAGATGCACAATAA
- the fabZ gene encoding 3-hydroxyacyl-ACP dehydratase FabZ encodes MLDIKQIQEIIPHRPPFLLVDKIVELEDGKRAVGLKNVTINEPFFIGHFPEYPVMPGVLITEALAQVGAVAILNLEGNKGKIGFLAGLDNFRFRGQVVPGDTLMLEVEITRLKGSIGKGKATAKVGDKVVAEGEIMFALSDPS; translated from the coding sequence GTGCTCGATATCAAACAGATTCAAGAGATTATTCCGCATCGTCCCCCGTTTTTGCTGGTGGATAAGATTGTAGAGTTAGAAGATGGCAAACGTGCCGTTGGGTTAAAAAATGTAACCATTAACGAACCTTTCTTCATTGGTCATTTTCCAGAGTATCCGGTAATGCCGGGCGTGTTGATTACAGAAGCACTGGCACAGGTCGGTGCAGTAGCTATCCTCAATCTGGAAGGCAACAAAGGCAAAATCGGCTTTTTGGCGGGACTGGATAATTTCCGATTCCGTGGACAAGTTGTGCCTGGAGATACGTTGATGCTGGAAGTGGAGATCACGCGTCTCAAAGGTTCAATTGGTAAAGGCAAAGCTACCGCCAAAGTAGGCGATAAAGTCGTGGCTGAAGGCGAAATCATGTTCGCCCTGTCTGACCCAAGCTAA
- a CDS encoding DNA-directed RNA polymerase subunit beta → MTDTQQQNSKPDKTKVKKKSGWRIARWFLVPVLLVLALAGGMVAGYVVLGKQDIGSVLQWSTWEHVYDLVFAP, encoded by the coding sequence ATGACAGATACACAACAGCAGAACAGCAAGCCGGATAAGACGAAAGTCAAGAAGAAGAGTGGATGGCGCATCGCAAGATGGTTTCTGGTTCCGGTCCTGCTTGTTCTTGCCCTCGCTGGCGGAATGGTAGCTGGATATGTGGTACTGGGTAAACAGGATATCGGTTCCGTATTGCAGTGGAGTACATGGGAACATGTATATGATCTGGTGTTCGCTCCGTAG
- a CDS encoding flagellar hook-basal body protein, whose translation MNNSMISAMVSMTGIQQRLDVISDNIANVNTAGYKSKQAAFEDVLTRVQQQPDEYKLDGRSTPMGYNLGFGVRLADVTKDMSQGSFNETGNPTDLAIEGNAMFAVEANGEKMWTRQGAFHFVPDTRPKTNPNAPDMMVLVNGEGHFALDRQGNRITAPNNSKVAFDEKGNLLIRRGNAANATIGAQLQLVDIERPEGLVQYADNLFGLGAGLTENDVFGANAATREATAMIRTGYLEQSNVDLTQEMALLMQGQRTYQLAARALTSSDSMSGLANNMRA comes from the coding sequence ATGAATAATTCCATGATTAGTGCAATGGTCTCCATGACCGGAATACAGCAACGTCTGGATGTCATTTCCGATAATATTGCCAACGTGAATACGGCAGGCTATAAGAGCAAGCAAGCAGCCTTCGAGGATGTACTAACCCGAGTGCAGCAGCAACCCGATGAGTATAAGCTGGATGGACGCTCGACTCCGATGGGGTACAACCTCGGATTTGGTGTTCGGTTGGCTGATGTGACGAAGGATATGTCTCAGGGTTCGTTCAATGAGACAGGCAATCCAACAGATCTGGCCATTGAAGGTAATGCGATGTTTGCCGTTGAAGCAAATGGTGAGAAAATGTGGACGCGTCAGGGTGCATTCCATTTTGTCCCTGACACGAGACCCAAAACGAATCCCAATGCACCAGACATGATGGTATTGGTCAATGGGGAAGGCCACTTTGCATTGGATCGTCAGGGTAATCGCATTACGGCACCGAATAATAGCAAAGTAGCTTTTGATGAAAAAGGCAATCTGTTGATCCGTCGTGGGAATGCAGCTAATGCAACAATTGGAGCCCAACTGCAACTCGTAGATATCGAACGCCCGGAAGGGCTTGTGCAGTATGCAGATAACCTGTTTGGTCTGGGTGCCGGTCTGACTGAAAATGATGTATTTGGAGCCAATGCAGCTACACGTGAAGCCACTGCCATGATTCGTACCGGTTACCTGGAGCAATCCAATGTGGATTTGACACAGGAGATGGCTTTGCTGATGCAAGGACAGCGGACCTACCAACTGGCGGCACGGGCGCTGACATCCAGTGATTCCATGTCGGGTCTTGCCAACAATATGAGAGCATAA
- a CDS encoding flagellar hook-basal body protein, translating to MLRGLYTATAGMITQQRRHDTATQNIVNMNTTGYKQVNSVSRSFPEMLITLVGGDANLPTKRLGKLNTGVFAEESLSMNLQGTIMESGQKSDFAISSNLAVNDPQTGQPVPFDSAGKFVRADGTVTYQPQAYFTVQDAEGNTRYTRDGHFEVTGTGQLLSSTGSQVLDNNGQPVVLTGSVDQFKVDEQGRLVNADTGVPTGVTLGISVIDQPNQLVRQGDGNFSLNDQGGATARMMAAGDNVQIRQGYLEGSNVDASQATVDMNAAFRAYEANQKVVQFYDRSLDKAVNEVGRV from the coding sequence ATGTTAAGAGGTCTGTACACCGCAACTGCGGGAATGATAACGCAACAACGCCGCCATGACACCGCAACGCAGAATATTGTAAATATGAACACAACGGGTTACAAACAAGTGAACAGCGTAAGCCGTTCTTTCCCGGAAATGCTCATTACTTTGGTAGGCGGAGATGCGAATCTTCCGACAAAGCGGCTGGGCAAGCTGAACACGGGTGTGTTCGCGGAAGAAAGTTTGTCCATGAATTTGCAGGGAACCATTATGGAAAGCGGGCAAAAGAGTGACTTTGCCATTTCGTCCAATCTGGCCGTGAATGATCCGCAGACAGGACAACCTGTCCCCTTTGATTCTGCAGGCAAATTTGTACGGGCTGATGGCACGGTAACCTACCAGCCTCAGGCGTATTTTACGGTACAGGATGCAGAAGGTAATACAAGATATACACGCGATGGTCATTTCGAGGTTACAGGGACTGGACAACTCCTGAGTTCAACGGGTTCGCAAGTGTTGGATAATAATGGACAGCCGGTTGTGTTGACAGGTTCGGTAGACCAATTTAAAGTGGATGAGCAAGGTCGTCTTGTCAATGCAGACACAGGTGTACCAACAGGTGTAACATTGGGAATTAGTGTAATCGATCAACCCAACCAGCTGGTACGCCAGGGCGATGGGAATTTCAGCCTGAATGATCAGGGTGGAGCAACCGCCAGAATGATGGCTGCCGGAGATAATGTGCAGATCCGTCAGGGTTATCTGGAAGGGTCCAATGTAGATGCTTCACAAGCGACTGTGGATATGAACGCCGCATTCCGTGCGTATGAAGCGAACCAGAAGGTCGTGCAATTCTACGACCGAAGTCTGGATAAAGCCGTTAATGAAGTCGGCCGCGTATAA
- a CDS encoding rod shape-determining protein, with protein MFSKDIGIDLGTANVLIHVKGSGVVLDEPSVVTIESDTKRVLAVGEEARRMVGRTPGNIVAIRPLRDGVIADFEITEAMLRHFINRVGARSWYSHPRILICAPTNITSVEQKAIREAAERSGAKEVFLEEEPKAAAIGAGMDIFQPSGNMVVDIGGGTTDVAVLSMGDVVTASSIKVAGDKFDEAITKFIKAKYKLMIGERTAEDLKIAIGSVHPGGHQTEMDIRGRDMVSGLPVTVTVSGNEVQEALWDSVQSIIVAAKSVLERTPPELSADIIDRGVVLTGGGALLNGLDELLSNELHVPVWVAEDPMHCVVKGTGIMLNNLDQVVKKKF; from the coding sequence ATGTTTAGCAAGGATATCGGTATTGATCTTGGCACGGCGAACGTGCTTATTCACGTGAAAGGAAGTGGGGTCGTCCTCGATGAACCTTCCGTCGTGACCATTGAAAGCGATACGAAGCGGGTCCTTGCTGTTGGGGAAGAAGCGCGTCGTATGGTGGGGCGTACTCCAGGTAACATTGTTGCCATTAGACCGCTGCGTGACGGTGTTATTGCGGACTTCGAGATTACGGAAGCAATGCTTAGACATTTCATTAATCGTGTGGGGGCTAGAAGCTGGTACAGCCACCCGCGTATTCTGATCTGTGCACCAACCAATATTACTTCCGTGGAGCAGAAGGCCATCCGTGAGGCTGCGGAACGCAGCGGTGCCAAAGAAGTATTTCTGGAAGAAGAGCCGAAAGCGGCAGCGATCGGTGCGGGAATGGATATTTTTCAGCCGAGCGGCAATATGGTCGTGGATATCGGCGGCGGAACGACTGACGTTGCAGTCCTGTCTATGGGCGACGTAGTCACCGCCTCTTCTATTAAAGTCGCAGGGGACAAGTTCGACGAAGCGATTACCAAGTTTATCAAAGCTAAATACAAGCTCATGATCGGTGAACGTACAGCCGAAGATCTCAAGATTGCGATTGGTTCTGTTCACCCGGGTGGTCATCAGACGGAGATGGACATTCGCGGACGGGATATGGTATCCGGTTTGCCTGTTACCGTAACGGTGTCGGGAAATGAAGTGCAGGAAGCACTATGGGATTCCGTGCAATCCATCATCGTTGCAGCCAAGTCGGTATTGGAGCGGACACCGCCGGAATTGTCGGCAGATATTATTGACCGAGGTGTCGTGTTGACAGGTGGAGGCGCTTTGCTGAACGGACTGGACGAACTGTTGTCCAATGAATTGCATGTACCGGTATGGGTTGCAGAGGATCCGATGCATTGTGTCGTGAAGGGAACAGGCATTATGTTGAATAATTTGGATCAGGTGGTTAAGAAAAAGTTCTGA
- the spoIIID gene encoding sporulation transcriptional regulator SpoIIID: MHDYIKERTIKIGRCIVETRNTVRTIAKEFGVSKSTVHKDLTERLPEINPDLADQVKHILEYHKSIRHLRGGEATKIKYKKTSGKKREVLASAKL; the protein is encoded by the coding sequence GTGCACGATTACATCAAGGAACGGACCATCAAAATTGGTCGCTGCATTGTTGAGACGAGGAATACGGTCCGTACCATTGCCAAGGAATTCGGCGTGTCAAAGAGTACTGTGCATAAGGATCTGACGGAGCGTCTGCCGGAAATCAACCCTGATCTTGCTGACCAGGTGAAACACATTCTGGAGTATCACAAATCCATCCGCCATTTGCGGGGCGGTGAAGCGACCAAAATCAAATACAAAAAAACAAGCGGTAAAAAACGTGAGGTGCTGGCTTCCGCTAAATTGTAG